Proteins from a genomic interval of Hornefia porci:
- a CDS encoding zinc metallopeptidase, with translation MYYGYGIDPTVVILIPAMIFAFIAQGRVKSVFNRYSRVRNQNGLTGAQAARRVLDANGLQDVQIRAVGGSLTDHYDPRSRTLNLSEPVCNVPSVSAVSVACHEAGHAIQHARNYVPLKVRNGIVPVVNFASGASWILIIIGFALLAADPGTSAIGNLLFNIGVVAFLVVIAFHLITLPVEFNASRRALKQMEAMQLVMPEDMQGSRRVLRAAAMTYVAAVAVAAANLLRLIALRNSD, from the coding sequence ATGTATTACGGATATGGGATTGATCCAACGGTCGTCATTCTGATTCCGGCAATGATCTTCGCGTTCATTGCGCAGGGAAGAGTGAAGAGCGTTTTCAACAGGTATTCCAGGGTGAGAAATCAGAACGGGCTGACAGGGGCGCAGGCCGCCCGCAGAGTTCTGGACGCCAACGGGCTGCAGGATGTGCAGATCCGGGCCGTCGGCGGAAGTCTGACGGATCATTACGATCCGCGGTCCAGAACACTGAATCTGTCGGAGCCTGTATGCAACGTGCCGTCGGTCAGCGCGGTGAGCGTAGCCTGTCACGAGGCGGGGCACGCGATTCAGCATGCCCGCAATTACGTTCCTCTCAAGGTGCGGAACGGAATCGTGCCGGTCGTGAATTTCGCTTCCGGCGCATCCTGGATTCTGATTATTATCGGATTCGCACTGCTGGCGGCAGACCCGGGCACTTCCGCGATCGGGAATCTGCTGTTTAATATCGGCGTCGTGGCTTTTCTCGTTGTCATCGCGTTTCATCTGATTACTCTGCCGGTGGAATTCAATGCGAGCCGCCGGGCGCTGAAGCAGATGGAGGCGATGCAGCTGGTGATGCCGGAGGACATGCAGGGATCCCGCAGAGTGCTGCGGGCGGCGGCAATGACATATGTAGCGGCGGTTGCTGTAGCGGCGGCAAATCTTCTGCGCCTGATCGCTCTGAGGAACAGCGACTGA
- the fmt gene encoding methionyl-tRNA formyltransferase, giving the protein MKLIFMGTPDFAVPTLRKLIEAGHEIGFAVTQPDRARNRKQVTFSPVKQAALEYGIEVLQPERLKDSEEDRRKIRDYRPDAVIVVAYGQILKQDVLDIPRYGCFNVHGSLLPQLRGAAPMQRAILNGLEKTGVTIMRMEQGLDSGDMIAKAETEVDHKNFEQLHDELAVLGADLLAETLPKIESGEAVYTKQKEEEATFAPLLKKQDGKIDFCRDPRQIERQIRAFDPWPGAFCTYREKTLKIWRAECPDTRCELPPGTVAAVHSDSIDVSCGGKLLRVTELQLPGKRRTAAADFLRGHRILPGDVLK; this is encoded by the coding sequence ATGAAACTGATTTTTATGGGAACTCCGGATTTTGCCGTCCCGACGCTGCGCAAGCTGATCGAAGCCGGTCATGAGATCGGGTTTGCAGTCACCCAGCCGGATCGGGCCAGAAACCGGAAGCAGGTGACATTTTCGCCGGTGAAACAGGCGGCTCTGGAGTACGGAATCGAGGTTCTTCAGCCGGAACGTCTGAAGGACAGTGAGGAGGATCGGCGGAAAATCCGGGACTACAGACCGGACGCCGTCATCGTCGTCGCTTACGGGCAGATCCTGAAGCAGGATGTTCTGGATATTCCCCGGTACGGCTGCTTCAACGTACACGGATCCCTTCTGCCTCAGCTGCGGGGCGCTGCTCCCATGCAGCGTGCGATTCTGAACGGGCTGGAGAAAACCGGCGTCACCATCATGAGGATGGAGCAGGGGCTGGATTCCGGCGACATGATCGCGAAGGCGGAGACCGAGGTGGATCACAAGAATTTTGAGCAGCTTCACGACGAGCTCGCGGTTCTTGGGGCGGATCTGCTGGCTGAGACGCTTCCGAAGATCGAGTCGGGGGAGGCCGTATACACAAAGCAGAAGGAAGAGGAGGCGACGTTCGCGCCTCTGCTGAAAAAGCAGGACGGGAAAATCGATTTCTGCCGTGATCCGCGGCAGATCGAGCGGCAGATCCGGGCGTTCGACCCGTGGCCGGGCGCGTTTTGTACATACAGAGAGAAAACGCTGAAAATCTGGCGGGCCGAATGTCCCGACACCCGCTGTGAGCTTCCGCCGGGCACTGTGGCGGCGGTTCATTCCGACAGCATCGACGTCAGCTGCGGGGGAAAGCTCCTGCGGGTAACCGAGCTTCAGCTTCCCGGCAAACGGCGCACTGCGGCGGCGGATTTTCTCCGGGGGCACAGAATACTGCCCGGCGATGTACTGAAATAA
- the def gene encoding peptide deformylase: MAIRHVVKEGDAILRKHCREITEITDRIRTTMEDMLETMRQEQGVGIAGPQVGVMRRMFVAEPAPGEVYFMINPEILEEEGSQTGEEGCLSVPGLVGTVERPQKIRMRAQDLDGNWQEYEFEDFHARVMCHEYDHLDGILYTDKATDIHEPVMEEEPGEEE, from the coding sequence ATGGCAATCAGACATGTAGTTAAGGAAGGCGATGCGATACTCAGAAAGCATTGCCGCGAAATCACAGAAATCACTGACCGGATCCGCACAACCATGGAGGATATGCTGGAGACTATGCGTCAGGAGCAGGGCGTCGGAATCGCCGGACCGCAGGTCGGCGTGATGCGGCGGATGTTCGTGGCGGAGCCCGCACCGGGGGAGGTCTATTTCATGATTAACCCGGAAATCCTTGAAGAAGAGGGAAGTCAGACAGGCGAGGAAGGATGTCTCAGCGTTCCGGGGCTGGTCGGCACGGTGGAACGGCCGCAGAAGATCAGAATGCGAGCTCAGGATCTGGACGGAAACTGGCAGGAATATGAGTTTGAGGATTTTCATGCGAGAGTGATGTGCCACGAATACGACCATCTGGACGGAATCCTTTATACGGACAAGGCCACCGACATTCATGAGCCTGTGATGGAAGAGGAACCGGGAGAAGAGGAATAA
- the priA gene encoding replication restart helicase PriA, translated as MNYVNLVVDNNSRHTDELYTYASDEPLSPGQVVNIPFGRRKGYRRGFVFQTGVEPEIDPARIRRIESVDGSLSLNGEMIETICWMRRRYGIRYMDGVKCFVPHGKPPAPGKEKEPYKNARGESQPVEALTDEQQRVTDTVGAAIREGREERFLIHGVTGSGKTEVYMQAIGQALAMGKGAIMLVPEIALTKQIVERFIGRFGKESIAVMHSKLTGRERFDEWTRIRRGEARIVIGARIGVFAPMENIGVIILDEEHEATYKSDQTPKYETLDVAVRRLMHYHGVLLLGSATPSVVSYQRAKEGIYSLLEMKHRYNAVPLPVVEIVDMRKELRCGNRTMFSNQLCHEMKRTLAAGEQVILFLNRRGYSTFIACRECGEVLKCPECGISLVYHKKENAAVCHYCGKKFAVPARCPSCGGENIRFSGVGTEQVEEFTARQFPDYVVSRLDLDTAKKTREINRIISDFARGKTDILIGTQLVAKGLDFRNVGLVGVVAADVSLNIPDYRATERTFQLVTQVAGRAGRGTRQGRVIVQTGTPDNFALLAAAEHDYESFFRQEIMVRRFMNYPPFSDLIAAEFTAGTEELASGQADRCKDYLIRAGLPGAERIFAPKLSGNFKGQDSFRYHILIKSPRGERGRYIYYLRFFAEQMTKNRIECSMTIDVNPYSML; from the coding sequence ATGAACTATGTCAATCTTGTCGTAGACAATAACAGCAGACATACGGATGAGCTTTATACCTACGCCTCTGACGAGCCCCTTTCCCCGGGTCAGGTGGTGAACATTCCCTTCGGCAGGAGAAAAGGCTACCGGCGCGGATTTGTTTTCCAGACCGGCGTGGAGCCGGAGATAGATCCCGCCCGTATCCGGAGGATTGAAAGCGTGGACGGCAGTCTTTCTCTGAACGGAGAAATGATTGAGACCATATGCTGGATGCGCCGGCGCTACGGGATCCGGTACATGGACGGCGTAAAATGCTTTGTGCCCCACGGAAAGCCCCCTGCGCCGGGAAAGGAAAAGGAACCCTATAAAAACGCCCGGGGAGAATCGCAGCCGGTGGAAGCCCTGACAGACGAGCAGCAGCGGGTGACTGATACCGTCGGCGCGGCGATCCGCGAGGGACGGGAGGAGCGGTTTCTGATCCACGGCGTTACCGGCAGCGGCAAGACCGAGGTCTATATGCAGGCCATCGGGCAGGCTCTCGCGATGGGGAAGGGAGCGATCATGCTCGTTCCCGAGATTGCGCTGACAAAGCAGATCGTGGAGCGGTTTATCGGACGTTTCGGCAAGGAGAGTATCGCCGTGATGCACAGCAAGCTCACGGGTCGGGAGCGCTTCGATGAATGGACGCGGATCCGCCGCGGCGAGGCCAGAATTGTGATCGGAGCGCGGATCGGGGTGTTTGCCCCGATGGAGAATATCGGCGTCATTATTCTGGACGAGGAACATGAAGCGACCTATAAATCCGACCAGACGCCGAAGTACGAGACACTCGACGTTGCGGTCAGACGGCTGATGCATTACCACGGAGTGCTGCTTCTGGGAAGCGCCACGCCCTCTGTGGTTTCCTACCAGCGGGCGAAGGAGGGAATCTATTCTCTTCTGGAGATGAAGCACAGGTACAACGCGGTTCCTCTTCCCGTGGTGGAAATCGTCGATATGAGGAAGGAGCTGCGGTGCGGGAACCGGACGATGTTCAGCAATCAGCTCTGCCATGAGATGAAGCGGACACTGGCCGCGGGGGAACAGGTGATCCTGTTTCTGAACCGGCGGGGATATTCAACGTTCATCGCCTGCAGGGAATGCGGCGAGGTGCTGAAATGTCCGGAATGCGGGATCTCGCTGGTCTATCACAAAAAAGAAAACGCCGCGGTTTGTCACTACTGCGGAAAGAAATTCGCGGTTCCGGCCCGGTGTCCGTCCTGCGGAGGAGAAAACATTCGTTTTTCCGGTGTGGGAACGGAGCAGGTGGAGGAGTTCACCGCCCGTCAGTTTCCGGATTACGTTGTGAGCCGTCTGGATCTGGACACGGCGAAGAAGACGCGGGAGATTAACAGAATCATCAGCGATTTCGCCAGAGGGAAAACGGATATCCTGATCGGAACGCAGCTGGTGGCGAAGGGACTGGATTTCCGGAATGTCGGACTGGTCGGCGTGGTAGCGGCGGATGTGAGTCTGAACATTCCCGATTACCGCGCGACAGAACGGACCTTTCAGCTGGTGACTCAGGTGGCCGGAAGGGCCGGACGAGGAACGAGGCAGGGAAGAGTGATCGTCCAGACCGGCACCCCGGATAATTTCGCACTGCTGGCGGCTGCAGAACACGATTATGAAAGCTTTTTCCGGCAGGAGATCATGGTCCGCCGGTTCATGAATTATCCGCCCTTCAGCGATCTGATCGCGGCGGAATTCACCGCGGGGACGGAGGAACTGGCCAGCGGCCAGGCGGATCGCTGCAAGGACTACCTGATTCGGGCCGGTCTGCCCGGTGCGGAACGCATATTCGCGCCGAAGCTTTCCGGAAATTTCAAGGGGCAGGACAGCTTCCGCTACCATATTCTGATTAAAAGTCCCCGGGGGGAGCGCGGCCGGTACATATACTATCTCCGCTTCTTCGCGGAGCAGATGACAAAGAACAGAATCGAATGCAGCATGACGATTGACGTCAATCCATACAGCATGCTGTAA
- the asnA gene encoding aspartate--ammonia ligase, with the protein MSELILPEGYKALLNPLETQRAIKKIKDYFQSELAYGLSLRRVSAPLFVIPESGLNDNLNGVERRVDFTLKDMDEKRVEIVQSLAKWKRYALGKYGIKPGHGIYTDMNAIRRDEEMDNLHSVYVDQWDWEKVITKEQRSTEYLHETVTTIYNAVKNLGDYVNRLYRDVQTEIPNEIYFITAQELEDLYPNKTPKEREDLICRDHGAVFIEKIGGALRSGEKHDGRSPDYDDWELNGDIILWNDVLNRAFEISSMGIRVDAAAMERQLKLAGNEDRRQLPYHRAVLNDELPYSIGGGIGQSRLCMYFLRKAHIGEVQVSVWPQEMTEECRRHGIFLL; encoded by the coding sequence ATGTCTGAACTGATTTTGCCTGAAGGCTACAAAGCACTGCTGAACCCTCTGGAAACACAGAGAGCCATTAAGAAAATCAAAGATTACTTCCAGTCGGAGCTGGCCTACGGTCTCTCCCTCCGCCGGGTTTCTGCGCCGCTGTTCGTCATCCCTGAATCGGGACTGAACGACAATCTCAACGGCGTGGAGAGACGGGTGGACTTCACGCTGAAGGACATGGACGAGAAACGCGTGGAGATTGTGCAGTCCCTGGCCAAGTGGAAACGCTACGCCCTCGGAAAGTACGGAATCAAGCCGGGACACGGAATTTACACGGACATGAACGCGATCCGCCGGGACGAGGAGATGGACAATCTTCACTCGGTGTACGTGGATCAGTGGGACTGGGAGAAGGTTATCACAAAGGAGCAGCGCTCCACGGAATACCTTCACGAGACTGTTACGACGATCTACAATGCGGTCAAAAATCTCGGCGACTATGTAAACCGGCTCTACCGCGATGTACAGACGGAGATTCCCAATGAGATCTATTTCATTACGGCGCAGGAGCTGGAGGATCTGTATCCCAACAAGACACCGAAGGAGAGAGAAGACCTGATCTGCCGGGATCACGGAGCTGTCTTCATCGAGAAAATCGGCGGCGCGCTCCGGTCCGGCGAGAAGCACGACGGCAGATCTCCGGACTACGACGACTGGGAACTGAACGGAGATATTATCCTCTGGAACGATGTACTGAACCGGGCCTTTGAAATTTCGTCCATGGGTATCCGCGTGGACGCCGCGGCCATGGAGCGTCAGCTGAAGCTCGCGGGAAATGAGGACAGACGTCAGCTGCCGTATCACCGGGCTGTTTTGAACGATGAGCTTCCGTATTCCATCGGCGGCGGTATCGGACAGAGCAGACTGTGTATGTATTTCCTGCGCAAGGCGCATATCGGCGAGGTTCAGGTATCCGTCTGGCCGCAGGAGATGACAGAGGAGTGCAGGAGACACGGAATTTTCCTGCTGTAG
- a CDS encoding epoxyqueuosine reductase QueH — MTEKKREAGDCGLAYCGQSRTECRFDPVGSRLEQKNLLLHSCCGPCSTAVIERLLPDYSITVFFYNPCITDREEYEKRKAEQIRFIDAVNRRAAGERGHITFVEGDYDPERYLERVRGLEQEPEGGARCTVCFQMRLAGTAAFAAEHGYPIFGTTLTVSPHKDYRRISEIGRALATEFGIEYLDRDFKKKAGFQRSVQLSREYGLYRQNYCGCLFSKND; from the coding sequence ATGACGGAGAAAAAACGTGAAGCCGGCGACTGCGGTCTCGCATACTGCGGTCAGAGCCGGACAGAATGCCGGTTTGATCCCGTCGGGAGCCGTCTGGAGCAGAAAAATCTTCTGCTGCACAGCTGCTGCGGGCCGTGCAGTACCGCTGTAATCGAGCGGCTGCTGCCGGATTACAGCATTACAGTCTTTTTTTATAATCCGTGTATTACGGACCGGGAGGAATACGAGAAACGCAAGGCGGAGCAGATCCGCTTTATTGACGCGGTCAATCGCCGGGCGGCGGGAGAACGCGGCCATATAACCTTTGTTGAAGGCGACTACGATCCGGAGCGGTACCTGGAACGCGTCCGCGGACTGGAACAGGAACCGGAGGGAGGCGCCCGGTGCACCGTATGCTTTCAGATGCGCCTGGCAGGAACCGCCGCGTTTGCCGCGGAGCACGGTTATCCGATCTTCGGCACGACTCTCACTGTCAGCCCGCACAAGGATTACCGCAGAATTTCCGAAATCGGCCGGGCGCTTGCGACGGAGTTCGGGATTGAGTATCTGGACCGCGACTTCAAGAAAAAGGCCGGCTTCCAGCGCAGCGTACAGCTTTCCAGGGAATACGGACTGTATCGGCAGAATTACTGCGGGTGTCTGTTTTCCAAAAACGACTAG
- a CDS encoding TIGR01212 family radical SAM protein (This family includes YhcC from E. coli K-12, an uncharacterized radical SAM protein.), with protein MTKGCKVNSEGNCEVTAEVNAEVNEYGESLRINTIGRWLKSRFGQKMVKLALDGGFTCPNRDGTKGCGGCLFCGTGGGGDFASTVEDQIRLLSDKWPDAGHLAYFQNHTNTYAPVEVLREKYSAALNSPGIRGLVIATRPDCLPEDVLELLDQINREHFMWLELGLQTGNETTAGRINRCYDNSVFESAMCRLRELRIRAVVHLILGLPGETREDMMESVRYVSESGAWGIKLHLLNVVRGSRMADEYPGYVPFQSMEEYIDLVCDIVEMLPPEMVVHRLTGDTPRRDLIAPEWSYRKRSILNGIYAELRRRGTYQGFRSPSRS; from the coding sequence ATGACAAAGGGATGTAAAGTGAATTCTGAAGGGAATTGCGAAGTGACTGCTGAAGTAAATGCTGAAGTGAATGAATATGGGGAATCTCTGCGGATTAACACCATCGGCCGATGGCTGAAAAGCCGCTTCGGTCAGAAGATGGTGAAACTTGCTCTGGACGGCGGCTTTACCTGTCCGAACCGGGACGGAACAAAGGGATGCGGCGGCTGCCTGTTCTGCGGAACAGGCGGGGGCGGCGATTTCGCATCCACCGTCGAGGACCAGATCCGCCTTCTGTCGGACAAATGGCCGGATGCCGGACATCTCGCCTATTTCCAGAACCATACGAACACTTATGCGCCCGTCGAAGTGCTTCGGGAGAAGTATTCCGCCGCGCTGAATTCGCCCGGCATCCGCGGCCTGGTGATTGCCACCCGCCCCGACTGCCTGCCGGAAGATGTTCTGGAGCTTCTGGATCAGATAAACCGTGAACATTTCATGTGGCTGGAGCTGGGGCTTCAGACCGGCAATGAAACCACCGCCGGGAGAATCAACCGGTGTTATGACAATTCCGTTTTCGAGTCCGCCATGTGCAGACTGCGGGAGCTCCGGATCAGGGCAGTGGTTCATCTGATTCTGGGGCTTCCGGGGGAAACCCGGGAGGACATGATGGAATCCGTACGGTATGTGTCTGAAAGCGGCGCCTGGGGAATCAAGCTGCATCTGCTGAACGTGGTCCGGGGGTCACGTATGGCAGACGAATATCCCGGGTATGTTCCCTTTCAGAGTATGGAAGAATACATCGATCTGGTCTGCGATATTGTCGAGATGCTGCCCCCTGAAATGGTGGTCCACCGCCTGACGGGAGACACGCCCCGCAGGGATCTTATCGCACCGGAGTGGAGTTACCGCAAGCGGAGCATCCTGAACGGCATTTATGCCGAGCTCCGCAGACGCGGCACATATCAAGGGTTCAGGAGCCCCTCACGATCTTGA
- a CDS encoding N-acetylglucosaminidase encodes MIISVKKNTRVRTISVTLFGIILAMMMCGTDVFAASKPAASGTAKTASVIRASASVSSAQVRTLSKGKKFSIKAEYFTAKKSTKAKYKWYYISSYKGYIRSDLVKYADSVTVSGKTTADVNIRAGAGWSYAKKTVYKKGKSVKVVLTAYDRNGEKWYKIKVGSKYYYVIARYVKLSSTSSTASSSKSTSSSSSSKSSSSSSSTSTTSFKGFPSSYTKKLAALKKAHPKWEFVAVNTGLDWSDAVSRMTERTGTNLVYTTFPYSYRSVEKGCYNYLTNRYAPKDGAKFIAASEGCVEFYMDPRNWLDDTHVFMFEDNRYHSSYQTLSMVKTMTKGRNSYLYKNSGSFVTAAKSYNISPVYLTAKALEEQGSKINSGTVSGRKVYNVFNIGAYDSASGGASNGIRYAGSGSSYLRPWTSIDKAIRGGAKYIASNFIANNQSCAYLEHFNVMNGLSRVGTHVYMTAVYAPRNTSVSTASSYKKYKIYDKKIVFYIPVYKNMPSSACKVPSSSWKKDNNYYLKTLKVTAGGRTYTKISSSSQSYTKSFTVYVGKSVSSATISAGAASRTSAKVSGTGKKSLSSGTNTFKVVCTASSGLKRTYTVKIVRGS; translated from the coding sequence ATGATCATTTCAGTAAAAAAGAATACCCGTGTCAGAACGATATCCGTGACACTGTTCGGAATCATCCTCGCGATGATGATGTGCGGCACGGACGTTTTCGCTGCGTCGAAGCCTGCTGCCTCCGGGACAGCAAAGACCGCATCCGTTATCCGCGCTTCCGCGTCGGTGTCTTCTGCGCAGGTCAGGACTTTGTCCAAGGGTAAGAAATTCTCTATCAAGGCGGAATATTTCACGGCGAAAAAAAGCACGAAAGCGAAATACAAGTGGTATTATATCAGCAGTTATAAGGGATACATCCGTTCGGATCTCGTGAAATACGCAGACAGTGTCACCGTGTCGGGCAAGACTACAGCGGACGTCAACATCCGGGCCGGCGCCGGCTGGAGCTACGCGAAGAAGACTGTCTATAAAAAAGGAAAATCAGTCAAGGTGGTGCTGACCGCTTATGACCGGAACGGAGAGAAGTGGTATAAAATCAAGGTCGGCTCCAAATACTATTATGTGATTGCCCGCTACGTCAAGCTGAGTTCGACTTCATCGACCGCGTCTTCTTCGAAGAGCACGTCATCCTCGTCCTCCTCGAAAAGCAGCTCATCCTCCTCATCTACGTCCACAACGTCCTTTAAGGGCTTTCCTTCCAGTTACACAAAGAAACTGGCCGCGCTGAAAAAAGCGCATCCAAAATGGGAATTTGTGGCGGTAAACACAGGACTGGACTGGTCGGATGCGGTCTCTCGGATGACAGAGAGGACGGGAACCAATCTGGTCTACACGACCTTCCCGTACTCCTACCGCTCTGTGGAGAAAGGCTGTTACAACTATCTGACCAACAGGTACGCGCCGAAGGACGGAGCGAAGTTCATCGCCGCCTCCGAGGGGTGCGTGGAATTTTATATGGACCCGAGGAACTGGCTGGATGACACGCATGTGTTCATGTTTGAAGACAACCGGTACCATTCCTCTTATCAGACGCTTTCCATGGTGAAGACCATGACGAAGGGAAGGAACAGCTACCTCTACAAAAATTCCGGAAGCTTCGTCACGGCGGCGAAGAGCTACAACATCAGTCCTGTCTATCTGACTGCCAAGGCGCTGGAGGAGCAGGGCTCTAAAATCAACAGCGGAACGGTCAGTGGCCGGAAGGTGTATAACGTGTTCAACATCGGCGCCTACGATTCCGCCAGCGGCGGCGCGTCCAACGGTATCCGGTACGCGGGAAGCGGCTCCAGTTATCTCCGTCCCTGGACCAGCATTGACAAAGCGATCCGGGGAGGGGCGAAGTACATCGCTTCGAATTTTATCGCAAATAACCAGAGCTGCGCCTATCTGGAGCATTTCAATGTGATGAACGGACTGAGCAGGGTAGGAACTCACGTCTATATGACGGCGGTCTACGCGCCGCGGAACACATCGGTATCCACCGCGTCCAGTTATAAGAAATACAAGATTTACGACAAAAAGATCGTATTCTATATCCCCGTTTATAAAAATATGCCGTCGAGCGCCTGCAAGGTTCCGTCCTCCAGCTGGAAAAAGGACAATAATTATTATCTGAAGACCCTGAAGGTCACGGCCGGCGGCAGAACCTACACGAAGATCAGCAGCTCATCGCAGAGTTATACGAAGTCGTTTACGGTCTATGTCGGCAAAAGTGTGTCCTCGGCGACGATTTCCGCCGGCGCGGCGAGCAGAACCTCCGCGAAGGTTTCAGGAACAGGAAAGAAATCTCTTTCGTCGGGAACCAATACGTTCAAGGTGGTGTGTACGGCATCTTCCGGATTGAAACGGACCTATACGGTCAAGATCGTGAGGGGCTCCTGA
- a CDS encoding thymidine kinase, whose amino-acid sequence MAQLYYRYSTMNAGKSIELIKVAYNYEERGKHVLTLIPSVDDRYGVGLITSRIGLQREADIVNEDTNILDLFIQKNTDHPVDCVLIDECQFLKKHHVEELAEIVDSFEVPVLAYGLKNDFQNELFEGSYYMLAYADKIEEIKTICWCGRKATMVARLVNGNIVKQGEQIVIGGNDMYVSLCRKHYNDGRLGPDR is encoded by the coding sequence ATGGCACAGTTATATTATCGCTACAGCACGATGAACGCGGGCAAATCGATTGAACTCATCAAGGTCGCTTATAATTATGAGGAACGCGGGAAACACGTTCTCACTCTGATTCCGTCGGTGGACGACCGCTACGGCGTCGGACTGATCACCTCGCGCATCGGGCTGCAGAGAGAGGCCGACATCGTGAACGAGGATACGAACATTCTGGATCTCTTCATCCAGAAGAACACGGATCATCCCGTTGACTGTGTGCTGATCGACGAGTGTCAGTTCCTGAAGAAGCATCATGTGGAAGAACTGGCTGAGATCGTGGACAGTTTCGAGGTGCCTGTGCTGGCATACGGACTGAAAAACGATTTTCAAAATGAACTCTTTGAGGGATCGTATTATATGCTTGCCTACGCCGACAAGATCGAGGAAATCAAGACGATCTGCTGGTGCGGCAGAAAGGCGACGATGGTTGCCAGGCTGGTGAACGGAAACATCGTGAAGCAGGGGGAGCAGATTGTGATCGGCGGAAACGACATGTACGTGTCGCTCTGCCGCAAGCATTACAACGATGGACGTCTGGGACCCGATCGGTAG
- a CDS encoding IMPACT family protein — MKLYSTVAGPGEGEQIIERSRFITHVMPCGDREAAEAFFEEIRKKYRDATHNVPAMVLGDAMQVQWGSDDGEPQGTSGAPIVQLLVSLGVTDTAVMVTRYFGGIKLGTGGLVRAYTSSAKIGLEAAGICDVEQRDVLICKIDYKAFHRVQNHDFGESVTLSDFEYLDRVGFRLTCDPSVTESCIAALTGIAGGGDMVERVEHALVKVPRPR; from the coding sequence ATGAAACTGTACAGCACGGTGGCAGGACCGGGCGAGGGTGAGCAGATCATTGAACGGTCCCGTTTCATCACCCATGTCATGCCCTGCGGAGACAGAGAGGCCGCAGAGGCCTTTTTTGAAGAAATAAGAAAGAAATATCGCGATGCGACGCATAATGTGCCGGCCATGGTGCTCGGCGATGCCATGCAGGTGCAGTGGGGCAGTGATGACGGCGAGCCGCAGGGAACCTCCGGCGCGCCGATCGTTCAGCTGCTGGTCTCCCTGGGAGTGACGGACACGGCTGTGATGGTGACCCGTTATTTCGGCGGGATCAAGCTGGGGACCGGAGGTCTGGTCCGGGCGTACACCTCAAGCGCCAAAATCGGCCTTGAGGCGGCGGGAATCTGCGATGTGGAACAAAGAGACGTTCTCATCTGCAAAATCGATTACAAGGCGTTTCACCGGGTTCAGAACCATGATTTCGGGGAGAGTGTGACACTGTCGGATTTTGAGTATCTGGACAGGGTAGGGTTCCGCCTGACCTGTGATCCGTCCGTGACAGAGTCATGCATCGCAGCTCTGACCGGCATTGCCGGCGGGGGGGATATGGTGGAGCGTGTGGAGCACGCTCTGGTGAAGGTGCCGCGTCCCCGGTAA